GCTGGCCGTGAAGAGCGGGACGATACGTTAATCTTGGGACATGATCGAAACGGCCCCTCTTGCCCATTCTGATGTCCTGCAAGCCGCCGCGCGCATTGCGCCGCATTGCGCACCGACACCGTTGCTGACCTCGCACAGCCTGGATGCGCTCTGCGGTGCGCAGCTGTTCTTCAAGGCCGAGCACCTGCAGCGCAGTGGCGCCTTCAAGTTTCGTGGCGCCTGCAATGCCGTGTGGTCGCTGCCGGAGCACCTGGCTGCGCGTGGCGTGGTCACCCATTCGTCCGGCAACCATGGCGCCGCGCTGGCGCTGGCGGCGCGCACCCGGGCCATCGGCTGCCACGTGGTGGTGCCCGAGGGCGCGGTGGCCGCCAAGCTGGCCAATATTTCCCGTCACGGCGCCACCTTGTGGCGGTGTGCGCCGACCATTGCCGCGCGCGAGCAGATGTGTGCCGAAGTACAGCAGACCAGCGGCGCAACCCTGGTCCATCCCTACACCGATCCGGCGGTCATCGCCGGGCAGGGCACCGCCACGCTGGAGCTGCTGCATCGAAGCGGCGGGCTGGACGTGCTGGTGGCGCCGGTCGGTGGTGGTGGGCTTGCCGCCGGCGCGGCGCTGGCGCTGCAGTCCGCGCCGGGCTGCGCGCTGGTGCTGGCCGAGCCGCGCGGGGCGGCCGATACCGCGCGGTCGCTGGCGGCCGGGCAGCGTCTGGTCGACTTCGTGCCCGACACCCTGTGCGATGGCCTGCGCGGCACGCTGGGCGCGCCGAATTTCGCGCTGCTGCAGGCTGCCGGTGCGCAGGTGATCACGGTGGACGATGCCGCCGTACTGCAGGCGATGCGGCTGCTCTGGCAGGTGCTCAAGCAGGTGGTGGAGCCGTCTTCGGCGATTACGCTGGCGGCGGTGATGGCCGACCCTGCGCGGTTTGCCGGACGCAGGGTCGGGCTGATCCTGTCCGGCGGCAATGTCGATCTGGATGCCTTGCCATGGGTCGCCGCGTGAGCAGGCGGTCGCGTGGGCTCGGCCTGTGGGGCTGGGGTTGGCGACTGTGCATGCTGGCGCTGATCTGGCTGGTGGCGGTCGCCGGCTGGATCGTCTGGGTCGGCGACCGTGATCAGGCCGCGCCGGCCGACGTAATCATCGTGCTGGGCGCGGCCGCCTACGATGCACGGCCTTCGCCGGTGTTCGAAGAACGCATCCGGCACGCGCTGGATCTGTACGCGCAAGGCTACGCGCCGCACCTGCTGTTCACCGGCGGCTTTGGCAATGGCGCCCGCTTTTCCGAATCGCAGGTGGCGCGACGTTATGCACTGCGGCATGGCGTGCCGCCGGAGGCGATCATGATCGAGACCCGGTCGCGGACCACCCGCCAGAATCTGGAACAGGCGCGCGCGCTGATGGAGCGCCACGGCCTGCACCGGGCCATCATCGTCAGCGATCCGCTGCACATGGCGCGCGCACTGCGGCTGAGCCAGGAGCTGGGTGTGGATGCATTGGCCTCGTCCACGCCGAGTACGCGCTTTCGCAGCGTCCACACCAGCTGGCGCTTTCTGCTGCAGGAGGTGTATTACTTCCACCGCGATCTGGTGGTGCAAGGCCCCTGAGCCGCGCGGCGCGCCGCGCTCACGGGAGATCCATCGGTAATGGCGTTCGCCAGCGGTGTTTTTAATGATGTGGTTTTGCGTTGCAGCAGATCACGCTGCAAGACAGCGCTGGCGGTGGGTGTTCTCGGTCCGCTGCCTCCGACGGCGTGCCGGACTGCGCTGCAGTCGCTGGCGGCGTCTTCGCACGCATGCAAAAGCCGCTCTATGATGCGGCTTTCCCAGCGGCAGGTTCGAGCATGAGCGAGAGCAACCGGCAACGCGCCACCGGCCTGGTCCAGGCCTATTACGAGGCTTTCAATCGCGGCGATTGGGACGGCATGCTGGCGTTCCTGGCCGAGGATGTGGCCCACGACCTCAATCAGGGGCCGCGTGAGATCGGCCGCGCGGAGTTCGCGGCGTTTTTGCAACGCATGAACGACAGCTACCGCGAGCAATTGCACGACATCGTGCTGACCGCCAACGAAGACGGCACGCGTGTCGGCGCCGAATACGTGGTGCACGGGGTCTATCACACCACCGACGAAGGCCTGCCGGACGCGAACGGACAGACCTACGTGTTGCCCGGTGGCGCATTCTTCGACATCCACGCCGACAAGATCACCCGCGTCACCAACTACTACAACCTGCAGGAATGGATCGCGCAGGTCTCGCGCTGATCGCACCGGCACGCCGCCGGATGATCGACGCGGGCGTTACAGCCGCACGATGCCGATCACCACCAGCACGAAGATGCTCCACTTGAGCACCTGATACAGCGGGTTGTTGCGTTCCTTCAGTGCCTTGGCCTTCAGGCGCGCGGCGTAGAAGTAGCGGAATACGCGGTTGATGCCGCCGGTCTTGTCGCCTTCCTGGTTGGGCGAGGCGCCGGCCGACAGCAGGCTGCGTCCGACGAAGCGGTTCACCGCCCCGGCCCAGCGCCAGCGCATCGGGCGCTCGATATCGCAGAACAGGATGATGCGGTCCTGGTCGGTATCGTTGCGCGCGTAGTGGATATAAGTCTCGTCGAACATGGTCCATTCGCCGTCGCGCCAGCTATGCCGCTGGCCGTCCACGTCGATGAAGCAGCGGTCGTCGTTGGGCGTCGCCAGGCCCAGGTGCAGGCGCATGGAGCCGGCGAAGGGGTCGCGATGCGGGCGCAGTTCGCTGCCCGGCGGCAGCTCGGCGAACATGGCCGCCTTCACCGTGGGGATGGATTTCAGCAGCGCGGTGGTCTGCGGGCACAGCTCGGCCGCAGAGGGATGCGCGGTGCCATACCACTTCAGGTAGAAGCGCTTCCAGCCGCGGCGGAAGAACGAATTGAAGCCGATGTCGGTGTAGCCATCGGCGGCGCGGATCTTCTGCATCTGCTGCAGCGCCACCGCCTCGTCGCGGATCGCCGGCCAGTTCGCGCGCAGCGGCGCCAGTTCCGGAAATTCCCGGCCCGGGTCGATGAATGGCGTCGTCGGCACGCGCGAGCACAGGTACATCAGCGTGTTGATCGGCGCCATGAAGGTGGAATGGTCCAGCAGCTGCCGGCTGAGCCGGTGCCGCACGCGACCGCGGTAATGGATGTACAGCGCCGATGCGATGAACAGCGCGATGAGAAGCCACTTCAACATGGGGGAATGCCAATTGGGGCGGGGGCCGCAACGAAAGGGGAGGCCAGCGCGGTCGGGCGCTGCCGTCAGCTGGTGAATTCTACCGGCTCCGGCGGCCGTACCTGCCTGCTGCACACTGGCGCCGGCGCAATAGTGTGTGTCACCGGATACCGGCGCACGCTGAAGGCCGCTGTGCACCGCCGCCAGGATCAGCGAACGACACTACTGTGCGGTCGCCAGACGGGCGCGACCGGTGTTCGGAACCGGGCGTGTACCAGGCGCAGACGCAGGTTCCTCTACGCCGTCCGCACCCCCCTGACGACCGCTCGCGGCGTATTGGTAGCCGCGCTTAGTCGCTGCGGCGGCGGATCGGGATGGAGGCCACCGGGACGCTGGCGATGTCCTGGCCGCGCTCGCGGATCGGCGCGCCAGGCGCCGGCGCCCAGGCCTGCGCATAGATCACCTCCCAGGAGCTGGGCAGGGTGCCGTCGGCACGGCGCAGCGGTTCGTAGGCGGTACCGGCGGCAGCAAAGCGGCCGCGTCCGGTCAGGGTGGCGCGGCGGTTGCTGAGCGCGTTGGTCGCGCCCATCGCACGCAACTCGCGCATCAGCGCGGGCAGGTCGTTGTAGGTCAGGGTGAACAGGTCGCGGTCCAGCACCGGGTCGCGGAAGCCGGATAGCATCAAGGCGTCGCCGAACTGGGCGATCGGCGGGAAGCGGCTGACGTGCGGGGCGGTATCGGCCTGGGCGAAGGCCTCGCGCAATTCGATCAGGGTCTCCGGGCCGAAGGTGGAGCACAACAGCAGTCCCCCCGGGCGCAGCGCACGGCGGAACCCGGCGAACACCGCCGGCAGGTCTTCCACCCACTGCAGGCATAGATTGCTGAAGATCACATCCACGCTGCCGTCGGCGACCGGCAATGCGCGGGCATCGGCGCAGACCTGCGCGAACGGCTTCCACCAACCGGCCGCCTTGCGCGCTTGGCGCAACATCGGCATGGCCTGGTCGAGCGCGATCACCTGCGCCTTGGGCCAGCGCTTCTTGATGCTGCTGCTGGCATGGCCCGGGCCAGCGCCGACATCCAGCACCACCTTGGGCACCTGGTCGCCCAGGTAATCCAGCGATTCGAGCAGACGTGTTTCCACTTCGCGCTGCAGCGCGGCGGCGGCGGCATAGCTGCTGGCGGCGCGCGCGAAGGCGCGGCGGACGTGGCGGGGGTCGAAAGTGCTGTTCATTGCGGCGCTATTGTCGCCTCTGGGCGAGGCGGAGGGAATCGAAGGGTGGCGCGGGATGCGGCGCTAGAACGTGCCCGGATAACTGCCGCCATCGATCAGCAGGTTCTGCCCGGTGATGTAGCCGGCCTGCGCGCTGCACAGGAACGCGCAGGCGGCGCCGAATTCATCCGGCTCGCCGAAGCGCCGGGCCGGAATGCCGGCACGCTTGCGTTCGGCGACTTCGTTGGCGGTGCTGCCCTGTTGCTGGGCGATGGAAGCGAAATTGCCGTGCAGGCGGTCGGTGAGGAACTGCCCGGGCAGCAGGTTGTTGAGGGTGACGTTGTCGGCCACCGTGCTGCGCGCCACGCCCGCCACGAAGCCGGTGAGGCCGGCGCGCGCGCCGTTTGACAGGCCAAGGATGTCGATCGGCGCCTTCACCGCGCTGGAGGTGATGTTGACGATGCGGCCGAAGCGGCGCGCGCGCATCGCGTCCACGGTGGCGCGGATCAGCTCGATCGGCGCCAGCATGTTGGCGTCCAGCGCGCGCAGCCAGTCGGCGCGCTCCCACTGGCGGAAATCCCCCGGCGGCGGGCCACCGGCGTTGTTGATCAGGATATCGACCTGCGGGCAGGCGGCGAGCGCGGCGCTGCGGCCGTGCGCGGTGGCAATGTCGGCGGCCACGCTGCGCACCTCGCCGGCGCCGGGAAGCGCGCGCAAGGTCGCGGCCGCCTGCTCCAGCGCAGCCTGGCCACGCGCCACGATCACTACATTGACGCCTTCGCCGGCCAGCGCGCGTGCGCAGCCCAGCCCCAGGCCCTTGCTGGCGGCGCAAACCAGCGCCCAGCGCCCGGCGATTCCCAACTCCATGCAGTGCGTCCTCGGTCAGCGAAGCCGCATGATCGACGATCTGCTCAGGGCACGGACGCAACGAAGCGTTGCAGCGCCTCGGCGACCTGGTCGGCATGGCCCAGGAACGGTGCGTGACCGCCGCCGGCGATGGTCAGCGTCTGTGCCCGCGGCGCGCGTGCGGCGGCGGCCTGCATGCCGGCCGCCGGCACCAGCCTGTCGCGCTGGCCGCCGATCCACAGGCTGGGGCGCGTCAGCTGCGGCAGCGCACGGCGCAGGTCGGTGCGCTCCAGCAGCTGCAGCCCTTGTTGCAAGGCCCCGGCAGCCGGCTCGCCGCGCGCGGTCAGCGTCTGGCGCAGGCTGCGCAACTCGGCGCGCGCATGCGCCGAGCCCAGCGTATCCAGTGCCAGGAACCGTTCCAGCGTGCCGCGATAATCGTGCTCCAGGTCCTGGCCGAACTGCGCGAACACCTCGCGTTCGACAGCCTCCGGCCAGTCGCTGCCGCGCACGAAGCGGGGCGTGGCGGCGATCATCGCCAGCGCACGCACCTGCGGCAGCGTGGCAGCCGCATGCAGCGCGAACAGGCCGCCCAGCGACCAGCCCAGCCACACTGCCGGCGGCGTGGCGGCTGCGACGTCGGCCACCACGTCGGGCAGCGCCAGCGGCGTGGGGTCCTGGCGGCTGAAGCCATGCCCGGGAAGATCCACCAGATGCAACTGGAAGTGCGGCGACAGCCGCTCCACCAGCGGTGCGAACACCCCGCCGTGCAGCGCCCAACCGTGCAGAAGAACCAGCGCAGGCCCTTGGCCGATGACATCGATATGCATGTGTGCATTGTCGCCGATCGGCGGGCACCGCATGGTGCCCGGTGTGGCGTGCTCAGGGCAGTGCCTGGCGATCGTGCGTCGCGCCTGGATCTGGCGCGCGCGCTGCCCATGCGGGTGTCAGCAACGTGCCGTCGCCGGCACGCGGGTGGACCGCCTGTGGCTGTGTTCGTCCATCCACAGGGCGCACGTTCTGACAGCGTCTCCCGCATGCCGGGGCGATGGATCGGATGTGTTGGTGAGCGACTCGACAGCCTGGCACCGGCCAGCCCCCCCGCGCGCTGCCGCCCACCGTCAGGCCGAAGCGCGCAGCGGCTGCCGGCTGACCATATCGCGCGCCTGCACGATGGCCTCGACCAGTGCCTGCACCTGCTGTGGGGTATGCAGCGCCGACAAGGTGACGCGCAGCCGCGCCTTGCCTTCGGGCACGGTGGGCGGGCGGATCGCACCGACCATGAAGCCAGCCTGCTCGAGCGCGGCCGACATCGCCATCACCGTGGCCTCTTCGCCGCACAGCAAGGGCTGGATCGGCGTATCGGAGGCCATCAGTTCGAAGCCATGCCGGCGCGCACCGTCGCGGAAGGCGCCGATCAGTTCCACCAGGCGCGCGCGCCGCCAGTCGTCGCGGCGTGCCAGGCGCACTGCGGCCAGCGTGGCAGCCACCTGCGCCGGCGGCAGGGCGGTGGTGTAGATGTAGGGGCGCGCGGTTTCGGCCAGATGGCGCACCAGCGCTTCCTCGCCGACCACCACCGCGCCATAACCGCCCAGCGCCTTGCCCAGGGTGACCAGCTGCAATGGCACCTCTGCCACGCCCAGCCCGGCATCGGCCACGCAGCCGCGTCCCTGTGGACCGAGCACGCCCACGCCGTGCGCATCGTCGACATAGAACAGCGCCTGCTGCAGGCGTGCCACCAGGCTCAACGCACGCAACGGCGCGACATCGCCATCCATGCTGAAAACGCCATCGCTGGCCAGCATCGCCGCGCCCTCGGGCGCACCCTTGAGCTGGCGCATTGCGCCCTCCACGTCCAGGTGCGGATAACGCCGCAGCCGGCAGCCGGCCAGGCGCGTGGCATCGAGCAGGCTGGCGTGGTTGAGCCGGTCCTGTACGCACACATCGTCTTCTTCGCTGAGCAGGGCCTGATGCACGGCGAGGTTGGCAATGAAGCCGCTGCCGAACAGCAAGGCCGACGGATAGCCGAGCCAGTCGGCGATCTCGCGTTCCAGCGTCTCGTGCGCGGTGTGGTGCCCGCAGATCAGGTGCGAGGCGGTGGCGCCGGCGCCGTCGCGCGCAGCGGCATCCTGCAGCGCGGCCACCACTTCGAACTGCTGCGACAGGCCCAGATAGTCGTTGGAGCAGAAGCCGGTCAGCCAGCGGCCATCGATTTCCAGCCGCACCCCGTCGCGGCGGCCAACCTGCCGCCGCACCCGCACCCGCTCCTGGGCCACGCGCAATTTACGCAGCGACGAAATCCGTTCGTGCAGATCGGGGCGGGTCATGGGGAATTGGATCACGGAAAGGGCCGCTAGCGTAGCGTGCCGCGCCTGCGTCGCCCAGCTGGTACCGACGGCCGGTGCCGGCGGTGTGGCTTTGCGCTGCCTTGGTTGCCGGCGATGCCGGTTGACTGCGGCAGCCCGCCCTTCTCGGCGCTAAAGGGCAGGACGCAGTGCGGCTCATGCCGGGCTGGCTTGCTCCGCCGTTATGCCGCGTGCTCGCACGCCGCCCCGCAGGTGATGTCCGCATGCACGGTGCCGGGGTGGTCGTGGTCGGCGGCATCGACGCTGATCTGCATCGGGCGCAGGCCCAGGCGCTGAAACAGCGCCTGGTCGCGTTCGGTGTCCGGGTTGCCGGTGGTGAGCAGTTTCTCGCCGTAGAAGATCGAGTTGGCGCCGGCCAGGAAACACAGCGCCTGCAGCTCGTCGCTCATCGCTTCGCGGCCTGCGGACAGGCGCACCATCGATTTGGGCATGGTGATGCGGGCGACGGCGATCATGCGCACGAACTCGAACGGATCCAGCTGCTGGGTACCGTGCAGCGGGGTGCCGGGCACCTGCACCAGCTGGTTGATCGGCACCGAGTCCGGATGCGCAGGCAAGGTGGCCAGGGCCAGCAGCAGGCCGATGCGGTGCTCGCGGGTTTCGCCCATGCCGACGATGCCGCCGCAACAGGTCTTCAGGCCGACATCGCGCACATGCTCCAGGGTGTTCAGGCGGTCCTGGTACTGGCGGGTGTGGATGATCGAGTCGTAATAATCCGGCGCGGTATCCAAATTGTGGTTGTAGTAGTCCAGCCCGGCGTCCTTGAGCGCACGTGCCTGGCCGGCGTCGAGCATGCCCAGCGTGGCGCAGGTTTCCAGCCCCAGCGCCTTGACCTCGCGGATCATCGCCGCCACCTTGGGGATGTCGCGCTCCTTGGGCGAGCGCCACGCCGCGCCCATGCAGAAGCGCGAGGCGCCGGCGGCCTTGGCCTGGCGCGCCCTGGCGACGACGTCGTCGGTCTCCATCAGCTTTTGCGCGCTCACACCGGTGTCGTAGCGTTGTGCCTGCGGGCAGTACGCGCAATCTTCCGGGCAGCCGCCGGTCTTGACCGACAGCAGCGTGGAGACCTGCACCTGCGCGGGATCGAAATGTGCGCGGTGCACACTTGCCGCGTGATGCAGCAACTCCGGGAACGGCAGCTCGAACAGTGCCTGCACGTCTTTGCGATCCCAGTCATGGCGTACGACAACAGACATCGGAGTTTCCTGACAGTCAGCGGCTTGGAAGCCAGGCAGTCTGGTGAGCATGGGAGAGGCTGTCAACTTCACTGAAGTAGGTTCGGTTTACAGATGGCCGCAACGGGTGCTGCGGCTGCTGTTGCCGAGCCTGTGCCTGGTGTGCGCGGAAGCGGGCATGGCCGATTGCGATCTGTGTCCTTCCTGCCGCGCGGCGTTGCCGGAGCACGGCCATGCCTGCCTGTGCTGCGCCACGCCCTTGTTTGCATCCGACAGCGTGGCGCTCTGCGGACACTGCCTGCAGCAGCTGCCACCGCTGCAGCGCGTGCATGCCTGCTTTACCTACCGCTGGCCGGTGGATGGCCTGCTGCGCCGTTTCAAATTCCACCAGGACCTGGCGGCTGGTCGCCTGCTGAGCGAGCTGATGGCCAGGCGCTGCGTCCAGTTGCCACGGCCGCAGGCACTGGTGCCGGTGAGCCTGCACCGGCAACGCCTGCGCCAGCGCGGCTACGATCAGGCGCTGGAGCTGGCCAGGCCGCTGGGTCGCGCCTTGCAGCTGCCGTGCCTGCCATTGCTGCGTCGCGTGCGTGCCACTGCGCCGCAATCGGAGCTGGATGCAATCGAACGGCAACGCAATGTGCGCGACGCGTTCATTGCGTGCGGCGCGTTGCCGGCGCATGTGGCGCTGGTGGACGACGTGATGACCACCGGCGCCACGTTGCATGCGGCGGCCAAGGCATTGAGGCGCGCAGGCGTGCAGCGGGTGGATGCGTGGGTCTGCGCGCGGGTGCCGTGATGGCTGTGTGCGCGGTGTCTGTGTGAAGTGACTCTGGAAATAGCCTGAAGACCCGTCGGCGTGGGGATGCACGCATTGCGCGGTGCCGTACCCTCACCCCAACCCATCTCCCGCAGGAGAGGGGCTTGTTGCCTGCGGAGTGGTTTTTTGCGGCGCAGGCTTCGCTTGGATAGGTCAACGCTCCCTACATTCCGCTGCTAACGGACTGCCACCGCGATGCCGACGAAGATCGCCAGGCCGACCCAGTTGTTATGCAGGAAGGCGCGGAAGCAGGGGCCGCGTTCGCGGTGGCGGGCGATGCGGAATTCGTAGGCCACCAGCAGCACCGCCACGCCCAGACCCGCCCAATAGGCGGCGCCGAGGCCAGCACGCAGGCCGACCGCGGTCAGCGTGGCGAACATCAGCGCATACAGCGCGCCCTGGGCAAGCAGGTCGTAGCGGCCGAACAGGATGGCAGTGGACTTGCTGCCCATGCGGATGTCGTCGTCGCGGTCGACCATGGCGTACCAGGTGTCGTAGGCGGTCGCCCACAGGATGTTGGCGGCATACAGCAGCCAGCCCAGCAGCGGCACGCTGCCTTGCACGGCGGCAAAGCCCATCGGGATGCCCCAGCCGAAGGCCATGCCCAGATAGACCTGCGGCAGGTGGGTATGGCGCTTGAGATACGGGTAGCTGGCGGCCAGGAACACCCCGGGTACGCTCAGCGCCACGGTCAGCCAGTTGAGGCTGAGCACCAGCGCGAATGCCACCAGCATCAGCGCCACGAACACCCACAGCGCCTCGCGTCCGGACACCGCGCCGGTGGCCAGCGGGCGCGATTTGGTGCGCTCTACATGCGGGTCCAGCCAGCGGTCGGCGTAGTCGTTGATCACGCAGCCGGCCGAGCGGGTCAGCCATACCCCGGCGGTGAACACGAACAGCGTCCACAGCGGCGGCAAGCCGTCGGCGGCCAGCCACAGCGCCCACCAGGTGGGCCAGAGCAGCAACAGGCTGCCGATCGGGCGGTCGCCACGCACCAGCTTCCAGTACTGCCCCAGCCGCTCGGACCACGTCAGCGCGGGTGCGGCGGGGACCTGTTCGACACCATGCTTGCTCATGCCGCAAAGGGTAGCAGCGCGCTTCGGATGCAGCCATGCACCGGCTGGCGCAGATGCGGTCTGTCGGCCGAAACATTGTCTTGCCGGCAGGGGCGGCGGCTTGGGTCGCCGCTCGCCACTTCGGTACCGGGGAGCCCGGCAGGCTCCGGGGGCGGTGCAACTGGAACGCTGCGCTGCGCTGAGGTGCGGCGTTGGCGCCGTAGCCATCAGCCGCCAGCCACGCTGGCTCGGGCAGGCATCACGCGGTGGCACGGGTTCTGGCATAATGCGCGGCCAGGCGCTCGTAGCTCAGCCGGATAGAGTAGTGGCTTCCGAAGCCATTGGTCGGGGGTTCGAATCCCTCCGGGCGCACCAGATCGCAAAGTTCGGCCCGCTGCGTGGCATGCCACCCGCAGCGGGCCGATGTCGTTTGTGGGGGAGGGCTTTGCGCCGTTGATGGTGGCCGTAGTGCGGCTCGGTGCCGGCCTGAGGTCTACCCGTAGGGAAGGCCGGTGGTCGCCGTACCAGCGCTCGGTTTGACGGGGATGCTGCTGCGAACGGGCGGGGTACCAGCCAGGTGGCCCCCGCCGCATCGCTGCCGCTCAGCCAGGCGGCGCTTATAGGCTGTCCGGGGCCGGTGCAGTGGCGCGTGCGTGCTGCTTGCCGCGTGCATGCTCGATGGCGGTACGCAGCTTGCGGGCGGCGCCGGTGACGGCCGAGGCGGTGGTTTCGGCGCTGTTGGTGGCCGCGATCGGCGGCAGGCCGGCGACATGGGCTTCGATACTGCAGGTTCGATCCGCTGCGCCGCCACGCTGGCCGTTCTCGTCGCGCAAGTGCACCTCGACGCGGGTGATGTCGCTGGCAAAGTGCGCCAACTGGGCGGTGCAGGTCTTCTCGACATGCTGCACGACAGACGGGTCATGCGGCACGTGCTTGTCGGTCTGGATCTGAATCTGCATAGCGTGTCTCCTTCGCGGTCATCCACTGCGTCTGCGCAGCGGTGAATCGATTCTGCGTCAGCTGAGTGTTGTCGCAAAGTGACAAACAGGCATACCCATTCATGCGCTGGTCGGCTGGTGGCCGCACTTCCGGCTGCTGCGCTTGCGTCCGCATGAATCGCCGTCATGGCGATGGGCGGCAGGGTGGGGGCGGTGGCTTAAGATGCCGGCACCGCGCGGCCGCGCGCCTGTCCGATGTCTGCCTGTGTTTCGATTTCGCTCTGTGTCGTCTGCCCGTTCAAGCGTGTTGCTGCGCGTGCTGCTGTGCTGCGGCCTATGGCTGGTCTGGGCCGCAGGCGTGTTCGCCCAGGACCAGGACACCTTGCTGAAAAGCGCCCAGACGCAGCTGGACGGCGCGCAGAAGGTGCTTGACCAGGGCGAGGCCGGGATAGAAAAGGCCGATACGGACAGTCTGCGCAAGCTGACCGACTCAGTGGTCGAAGTACAACGGAAGGCGCAGGAGATTGCGCGTCAGCTGGATCCACCGCTCAAGCAAATCAGCTCGCAGCTGGCGGGCTTGGGTGACGTGCAGCCAGGCGAAGCGGCCGATCTCAAGAAGCAGCGCGAAGCGTTGAAGAAAGAAAAAAACGCCTTGGATGCAGAATTCAAGCGTGCCAATCTTCTGGATTCCCAAGCCCGCGAGCTTGCCGATCGCCTGGAACAAAAACGCGCGCAGCTCTTCAGTGTGCAGCTGTCCACGCGTGTCGCCTCACCGTTGTCGCCGGCACTGTGGGCGCAGATCGCGCAGCAATGGCCGGATGACCGTTCCCGTCTGCGCGGGTTGTACGACGATGCGGTCCAGGCGGTGCGCGCCGGCACGGCTGCTAACGGCGCTGGCAGCCTGGTGACGGGTATGACCATCGCGCTGTTGCTTGCCTTCCCGCTACGCATTTTTCTGCGTCATCTGGGGCGGCGCTATGCAGCGTCGCGTGCGCCAGGTGGGCGGTTGCGACGGTCCGGCTTGGCGCTGTGGTTCCTGCTGGTCGGTACACTCAGTCTGGGCATGGCGGCATGGGTGCTGGCCGAAAGCATGCGTGCGATTGCCCAGGTACCGGCGGATCTGGACGAGTTGCTGGGTGCGTTTGTCTTCATCAGCTTCATCGCGGCCTTTGTCGGCTCGCTCAGCGCCAGCCTGCTGATGAAGCATCAACCCAGCTGGCGGCTGTTCCCGCTAGACGACGCCACCGTCGATCGGTTGCGCGTGCATTGCCTTGCCACTGCCGCGGTGAGTTGGTGCAGTGGCATGGCGATCAAGATCAACGAGGTGGCGCGTACCAGCAGCGCAGCGGCTACCGCCACCGATGCGGCGGCGGCCCTGTTGTATGCCGGGCTGATCCTCTCGGCCCTTGCCGGGCTGAGCCTGTCGTTGCGCGCGCGCGCTGCCAGTGCCGGAGCGGCCGGCGCCGACAGCAGCGAGCCGCCGCCGGTGGTGTCGCGTGGCGGTGGGGTCATCGTGCTGATCCGCCTGCTGGGGCATGTGGCGGTGATCGTGTCGCTGCTGGCGGCCTTGTTCGGCTATCTCAACCTGTCGTTGTTCATTGCGCGCCAGATCATCTGGATCACGCTGATCTGCAGTCTGCTCGGGCTGCTGGTGGTGTTTGCCGACGATCTGTTGACCTGGGTGTTCAATCCGGAAGGGCGCTTCAATCGCGCCTTGTCGCATGCCTCGGGCATGGGTAGCGCGCGTCTGGTGCAGCTGGGCCTGCTGCTGTCTGCCGCGGTACGTGTCGCGTTGATCCTGCTGGGAATCGCGGCGCTGATCACACCTTATGGCGCCAATCTTTCTGCGGTCACCGGCTGGGCCGAGAACGTCTCGCACGGCATCTATCTCAGTGATGAGCTGACAATCACTCCGGCTGCGGTCGTGCGCGCGCTGCTGGTGTTCGTCCTGGGCCTGGGCGTGGTGCACGTGGCGCAGCAGTGGCTGCTCACCACCTATCTGCCCAAGACCGAGCTGGATGCGGGGGCGCGCAATTCGATCAGCACGGTGGCGCGCTATCTCGGCTGGCTGGTGGTCGTGGTGTGGGGGCTGACTGCGCTGGGCCTGGACCTGAAGCGGCTGGCGCTGGTGTTGAGCGCGCTGTCGGTGGGTATTGGGTTTGGTCTGCAGGCGATCACGCAGAACTTCGTCTCCGGCCTGATCCTGCTCGCCGAGCGGCCGGTCAAGATCGGCGATTGGGTGCGGA
The window above is part of the Xanthomonas campestris pv. badrii genome. Proteins encoded here:
- a CDS encoding pyridoxal-phosphate dependent enzyme yields the protein MIETAPLAHSDVLQAAARIAPHCAPTPLLTSHSLDALCGAQLFFKAEHLQRSGAFKFRGACNAVWSLPEHLAARGVVTHSSGNHGAALALAARTRAIGCHVVVPEGAVAAKLANISRHGATLWRCAPTIAAREQMCAEVQQTSGATLVHPYTDPAVIAGQGTATLELLHRSGGLDVLVAPVGGGGLAAGAALALQSAPGCALVLAEPRGAADTARSLAAGQRLVDFVPDTLCDGLRGTLGAPNFALLQAAGAQVITVDDAAVLQAMRLLWQVLKQVVEPSSAITLAAVMADPARFAGRRVGLILSGGNVDLDALPWVAA
- a CDS encoding YdcF family protein, producing MGRRVSRRSRGLGLWGWGWRLCMLALIWLVAVAGWIVWVGDRDQAAPADVIIVLGAAAYDARPSPVFEERIRHALDLYAQGYAPHLLFTGGFGNGARFSESQVARRYALRHGVPPEAIMIETRSRTTRQNLEQARALMERHGLHRAIIVSDPLHMARALRLSQELGVDALASSTPSTRFRSVHTSWRFLLQEVYYFHRDLVVQGP
- a CDS encoding nuclear transport factor 2 family protein gives rise to the protein MSESNRQRATGLVQAYYEAFNRGDWDGMLAFLAEDVAHDLNQGPREIGRAEFAAFLQRMNDSYREQLHDIVLTANEDGTRVGAEYVVHGVYHTTDEGLPDANGQTYVLPGGAFFDIHADKITRVTNYYNLQEWIAQVSR
- the lpxO gene encoding lipid A hydroxylase LpxO encodes the protein MLKWLLIALFIASALYIHYRGRVRHRLSRQLLDHSTFMAPINTLMYLCSRVPTTPFIDPGREFPELAPLRANWPAIRDEAVALQQMQKIRAADGYTDIGFNSFFRRGWKRFYLKWYGTAHPSAAELCPQTTALLKSIPTVKAAMFAELPPGSELRPHRDPFAGSMRLHLGLATPNDDRCFIDVDGQRHSWRDGEWTMFDETYIHYARNDTDQDRIILFCDIERPMRWRWAGAVNRFVGRSLLSAGASPNQEGDKTGGINRVFRYFYAARLKAKALKERNNPLYQVLKWSIFVLVVIGIVRL
- the bioC gene encoding malonyl-ACP O-methyltransferase BioC, encoding MNSTFDPRHVRRAFARAASSYAAAAALQREVETRLLESLDYLGDQVPKVVLDVGAGPGHASSSIKKRWPKAQVIALDQAMPMLRQARKAAGWWKPFAQVCADARALPVADGSVDVIFSNLCLQWVEDLPAVFAGFRRALRPGGLLLCSTFGPETLIELREAFAQADTAPHVSRFPPIAQFGDALMLSGFRDPVLDRDLFTLTYNDLPALMRELRAMGATNALSNRRATLTGRGRFAAAGTAYEPLRRADGTLPSSWEVIYAQAWAPAPGAPIRERGQDIASVPVASIPIRRRSD
- a CDS encoding SDR family oxidoreductase, giving the protein MELGIAGRWALVCAASKGLGLGCARALAGEGVNVVIVARGQAALEQAAATLRALPGAGEVRSVAADIATAHGRSAALAACPQVDILINNAGGPPPGDFRQWERADWLRALDANMLAPIELIRATVDAMRARRFGRIVNITSSAVKAPIDILGLSNGARAGLTGFVAGVARSTVADNVTLNNLLPGQFLTDRLHGNFASIAQQQGSTANEVAERKRAGIPARRFGEPDEFGAACAFLCSAQAGYITGQNLLIDGGSYPGTF
- the bioH gene encoding pimeloyl-ACP methyl ester esterase BioH, giving the protein MHIDVIGQGPALVLLHGWALHGGVFAPLVERLSPHFQLHLVDLPGHGFSRQDPTPLALPDVVADVAAATPPAVWLGWSLGGLFALHAAATLPQVRALAMIAATPRFVRGSDWPEAVEREVFAQFGQDLEHDYRGTLERFLALDTLGSAHARAELRSLRQTLTARGEPAAGALQQGLQLLERTDLRRALPQLTRPSLWIGGQRDRLVPAAGMQAAAARAPRAQTLTIAGGGHAPFLGHADQVAEALQRFVASVP